The genomic segment GGGCCGTTTGCCCAGGAGGTGCTGGGCGAAAACCTCCCCTACTCGCCTGGCGGAAGCGGTCATGATGTCCAGGTTGCCCGCATACTTCGGCAAATAGTCCCCGGCCCCTTCCACCTCCAAGAGCATGGAGACCACCGCGCGCTCCCCCCAAGGGGTGGGCAGCATCTCGAAGACCGGGTCCGCCTTCAGGCGGTAGCCGGGCACGTACGCCTGCACCTCGGCCTCCATGGCCCGGACGCTTTGCACCACCGCCTCCCGGTCAAACACCTCGCTCTCCGGTATGGCCCGCACGGTGTTGGTCATGAGGATGGGGGGCTCGGCGGGGTTCAGGATGATGATGGCCTTGCCCTGCTTGGCCCCGCCGATGGCCTCGAGACCCCGGGCGGTGGTGAAGGTGAACTCGTCGATGTTCTGCCGCGTACCCGGTCCCGCCGAGTGGGAGGCCACGGTGGAGACCATCTCCGCGTAGAGGACCGGGGCCACCCGATGGACAGCGTAGACCAGGGGAATGGTAGCCTGGCCCCCGCAGGTAATGAGGTTGACGTTGTCCTCCTCCAAGTGGGCCTTGAGGTTTACCGGGGGCACCACGTAGGGCCCCCGGGCGGCCGGGGTGAGGTCGATGGCGATCTTCCCCGCTTCCCTTAACAGCCTGGCGTGGCGCACGTGGGCCTTGGCGCTGGTGGCGTCAAAAACGATGCGGATCTCGGGCCTCCCCAGGAGATAAGCGATGCCCTCGTGGCTGGCCTCCAAACCCAGGGCCCTAGCCCGGGCCAGTCCCTCGGAAGCGGGGTCTATCCCCACCACCGCCACCAGCTCCATGTGCCCTGGGTTCTTCAGAAGCTTGTACACCAGGTCCGTGCCGATATTCCCGGAGCCTAGGACCGCCACCTTGACCTTATCCATACCTCCTCCCCCATGTAGCCCAGGCGTTCAGAGACAGCGCGGGTGGCCTCGAGGATGGCCCTGCGGTACTCCTCCTTCAGCTGCTGGAAACGGTAAAAGGGGACGGAAAGGCTCATGGCGGCCACCACCTCCCCGGTGTGGTCCCGGATGGGGGCGGCCACGCAGCAGAGCTCCGGCACCACCTCCTCGATGTCGTAGGCGTACCCCCGCTCCCGCACCGCCTGCAACTCGGTCCTAAGCTCATCCAGGGTGGTGATGGTGTTAGGGGTGAAGGCAGGCATACCCCGCTCGGCGACGATGCTCTCCACCTCTTCCCAGGAGCGGAAGGCCAGGAGGACCTTGCCCACACCACTGCAGTGGGCAGGAAGCTCCACGCCAACCCCCGTGGTGGCCACCTTTACCGCCCGGGTACCCTCCAGCTTGTCCACGTAGACCACACGCCCGCACTCCAGGACCGCCAGGTGGGTGGTCTCCCCGAAGCGGGCCACCAGCTCCTCCATGGCCCGCCGGGCCTCCTGCCGCCAGGAGCTCGTGTAGAGGAGGACTTGGGCAAGGGCTAGGATGCGCCAACCCAAGCGGTAGCGCCCTTCCCGGCTCCGCTTCAAAAGCCCGATCTGGGCCAAGGTGGCCAGGAGAGCGTGGGCGCTGGACTTGG from the Thermus thermamylovorans genome contains:
- a CDS encoding acetaldehyde dehydrogenase (acetylating), with the protein product MDKVKVAVLGSGNIGTDLVYKLLKNPGHMELVAVVGIDPASEGLARARALGLEASHEGIAYLLGRPEIRIVFDATSAKAHVRHARLLREAGKIAIDLTPAARGPYVVPPVNLKAHLEEDNVNLITCGGQATIPLVYAVHRVAPVLYAEMVSTVASHSAGPGTRQNIDEFTFTTARGLEAIGGAKQGKAIIILNPAEPPILMTNTVRAIPESEVFDREAVVQSVRAMEAEVQAYVPGYRLKADPVFEMLPTPWGERAVVSMLLEVEGAGDYLPKYAGNLDIMTASARRVGEVFAQHLLGKRPEEVVA
- a CDS encoding IclR family transcriptional regulator produces the protein MLGTVQKVGEVLELFTRERPEWGVSEVAKALGLPKSSAHALLATLAQIGLLKRSREGRYRLGWRILALAQVLLYTSSWRQEARRAMEELVARFGETTHLAVLECGRVVYVDKLEGTRAVKVATTGVGVELPAHCSGVGKVLLAFRSWEEVESIVAERGMPAFTPNTITTLDELRTELQAVRERGYAYDIEEVVPELCCVAAPIRDHTGEVVAAMSLSVPFYRFQQLKEEYRRAILEATRAVSERLGYMGEEVWIRSRWRS